One Mauremys reevesii isolate NIE-2019 linkage group 5, ASM1616193v1, whole genome shotgun sequence genomic window carries:
- the LOC120405648 gene encoding growth-regulated alpha protein-like isoform X3 — protein sequence MSRPESFAPSSALLLLLAACAALCRGAPMAGELRCQCLQTEAAMIQLKRIAHVELIPEGPHCGVPEVIATTKHGNKVCLDPTARWVRLIVTKILNSKSTKL from the exons ATGAGCCGCCCCGAGAGCTtcgcccccagcagcgccctgctgctgctgctagcggCCTGCGCCGCGCTGTGCCGGG GTGCCCCCATGGCCGGCGAGCTGCGGTGCCAGTGCCTGCAGACCGAGGCCGCGATGATCCAGCTCAAGCGCATCGCCCACGTGGAGCTGATCCCCGAGGGGCCCCACTGCGGGGTGCCAGAAGTCAT AGCCACCACGAAGCACGGCAACAAAGTCTGTCTGGATCCCACCGCGCGCTGGGTCCGGCTGATCGTCACCAAGATCCTGAACAG TAAATCTACCAAGCTGTGA